Genomic DNA from Nonomuraea rubra:
GGATTCGGCGGCGGGTAGTTCCATGCGGCCCAAGCGATCAAGCGGTGCTGTCACCGCGCTCTTCGCTCAGGAAGTCGCGAGCAACAAGGCCATGGTTGTTCCGGTGACCACGGCCAGCACCACGGGCGCCACGGCGTGGGAGCGGTGGCGCCGGTGCGCGAAGTCGCGGGCGCGGAGGTGGAATCCGACTGCACCGATCAACAGCAGCGTGAGGCCGGCCGCGGCCGCGACAGCGAGCGGCTTGAGCCAGAGGCCGGCCG
This window encodes:
- a CDS encoding DoxX family protein: MAYVANALSALVALVFLLAGAQKVLLRDPVTANLLRLGVGSTMTRSIGTLEIAGALGLAAGLWLKPLAVAAAAGLTLLLIGAVGFHLRARDFAHRRHRSHAVAPVVLAVVTGTTMALLLATS